In one window of Clavelina lepadiformis chromosome 4, kaClaLepa1.1, whole genome shotgun sequence DNA:
- the LOC143451404 gene encoding uncharacterized protein LOC143451404 isoform X2: MAPARPPARPGRGNLRNKANDIELASLHGTTIEVEKAKSSREEFQQIAKIFGFINVVVGLSCVVAGAVLIPLGLVQFCIKVRDCRTSLCTSRGRTRHFEGTQTTIVECNPDTPLSDRVTLNLGEGVWCGLWILIGGAVSVLVGVKPYSSGIICWLHYFTFIGSIFSIALFILELSQVSSARNDLTVGLLATNAALSFLALIFFIVTSAYTCFCR; the protein is encoded by the exons atGGCACCAGCTCGACCACCAGCGCGCCCTGGACGTGGAAATCttagaaacaaagcaaatgACATTGAGCTGGCATCTTTACACGGAACCACCATCGAGGTTGAAAAAGCAAAGTCTTCGCGCGAAGAATTCCAGCAAATCGCCAAAATTTTCGG GTTCATAAACGTGGTTGTAGGCTTGTCCTGTGTGGTGGCTGGGGCGGTGCTCATCCCACTGGGCCTGGTGCAGTTTTGCATTAAAGTGCGCGATTGTCGCACGAGTTTATGCACATCCAGGGGTCGCACTCGTCACTTTGAGGGAACCCAAACTACTATTGTGGAGTGCAACCCAGATACCCCACTTTCGGATCGGGTCACCTTGAACCTGGGGGAGGGGGTTTGGTGTGGGTTGTGG ATTCTTATCGGTGGCGCTGTGAGTGTGTTAGTTGGAGTTAAACCATATTCGTCGGGTATA ATTTGTTGGCTCCATTATTTCACATTTATTGGATCCATATTCTCCATCGCTCTGTTCATACTCGAATTATCCCAGGTTTCCTCCGCTCGAAAC GATCTCACCGTCGGTTTGTTGGCCACAAACGCCGCGTTGTCTTTTTTAGCGTTGATTttcttcattgtgacgtcagcaTATACCTGCTTCTGCCGTTGA
- the LOC143451403 gene encoding uncharacterized protein LOC143451403, protein MDKNQQLPRGQHSNEADASESTFTQNGVAVNVKKVGLSHKKFQRIAKSLGFINVVAGLSCVVAGSVLIPLGLVQFCIEVRDCRTSLCTSMGHTHHWEGTQTTIVECNPDTPLSDRVTLNLGEGVWCGLWILIGGAVSVLAGVKPHSCCISKLLLAFTIVGSLFSVVLFSLELFQVFYARNDLTVGLMATNAALSFLSMILLIVTSVCSCCSQGCLRLTIRGPGMYSQRYIMDRNGVKLQQIRRGNYPLRVGSPGMLR, encoded by the exons ATGGATAAAAACCAACAACTACCACGTGGACAGCATTCAAACGAAGCTGACGCTAGTGAGTCGACCTTCACACAAAACGGAGTTGCGGTCAACGTGAAAAAAGTCGGGCTTTCACACAAGAAATTCCAAcgaattgcaaaaagtttggg GTTCATAAACGTGGTCGCAGGCTTGTCCTGTGTGGTGGCTGGGTCGGTGCTTATCCCACTGGGGCTGGTGCAGTTTTGCATTGAAGTGCGCGATTGTCGCACGAGTTTATGCACATCCATGGGTCACACTCATCACTGGGAGGGAACCCAAACTACTATTGTGGAGTGCAACCCAGATACCCCACTTTCGGATCGGGTCACCTTGAACTTGGGGGAGGGGGTTTGGTGTGGGTTGTGG ATTCTTATCGGTGGCGCTGTGAGTGTGTTAGCTGGAGTTAAACCACATTCGTGTTGCATA AGTAAATTGCTTCTTGCTTTTACAATCGTTGGATCCTTATTCTCCGTCGTTCTGTTCTCACTTGAGTTATTCCAAGTTTTCTACGCTCGAAAC GATCTCACCGTCGGTTTGATGGCGACAAACGCCGCGTTGTCTTTCTTGTCGATGATCCttttgattgtgacgtcagtATGTAGCTGTTGTAGCCAGGGATGTTTGAGATTGACCATCAGAGGACCTGGCATGTACAGTCAACGG TATATCATGGACCGGAACGGAGTTAAACTGCAGCAAATCCGCCGCGGAAATTATCCGTTGAGAGTTGGCTCTCCAGGAATGTTAAGATAG
- the LOC143451404 gene encoding uncharacterized protein LOC143451404 isoform X1 yields the protein MAPARPPARPGRGNLRNKANDIELASLHGTTIEVEKAKSSREEFQQIAKIFGFINVVVGLSCVVAGAVLIPLGLVQFCIKVRDCRTSLCTSRGRTRHFEGTQTTIVECNPDTPLSDRVTLNLGEGVWCGLWILIGGAVSVLVGVKPYSSDLLAPLFHIYWIHILHRSVHTRIIPGFLRSKRSHRRFVGHKRRVVFFSVDFLHCDVSIYLLLPLIECEHHQKPVFIGFVKNTG from the exons atGGCACCAGCTCGACCACCAGCGCGCCCTGGACGTGGAAATCttagaaacaaagcaaatgACATTGAGCTGGCATCTTTACACGGAACCACCATCGAGGTTGAAAAAGCAAAGTCTTCGCGCGAAGAATTCCAGCAAATCGCCAAAATTTTCGG GTTCATAAACGTGGTTGTAGGCTTGTCCTGTGTGGTGGCTGGGGCGGTGCTCATCCCACTGGGCCTGGTGCAGTTTTGCATTAAAGTGCGCGATTGTCGCACGAGTTTATGCACATCCAGGGGTCGCACTCGTCACTTTGAGGGAACCCAAACTACTATTGTGGAGTGCAACCCAGATACCCCACTTTCGGATCGGGTCACCTTGAACCTGGGGGAGGGGGTTTGGTGTGGGTTGTGG ATTCTTATCGGTGGCGCTGTGAGTGTGTTAGTTGGAGTTAAACCATATTCGTCGG ATTTGTTGGCTCCATTATTTCACATTTATTGGATCCATATTCTCCATCGCTCTGTTCATACTCGAATTATCCCAGGTTTCCTCCGCTCGAAAC GATCTCACCGTCGGTTTGTTGGCCACAAACGCCGCGTTGTCTTTTTTAGCGTTGATTttcttcattgtgacgtcagcaTATACCTGCTTCTGCCGTTGATTGAGTGTGAACACCACCAGAAACCTGTATTTATCGGTTTTGTGAAGAATACAGGATGA
- the LOC143451402 gene encoding phosphoribosyl pyrophosphate synthase-associated protein 2-like, which translates to MNAYPDSGNEMLLFTGNSHPELARLVASRMCAKIGTCSVFQKPNKETQVEIGESVRGKDVFILQTGSRDVNDAVMEMLIMAYACKTSSAKRIIGVIPYLPYSKQCKMRKRGSVVSKLVASMLCKAGFDHIISMDLHQKEIQGFFEVPIDNLRASPFLLQYIQDQIPDYRNAVIVAKTPASAKKAQSYAERLRLGIAVIHGEPQDFDSDLEDGRHSPPPPAISPSGDGIARNAADNLKSTEPVSLSQEAARERRLLQNRTISTGHFEALEIPLLTAKEKPPINVVGDVGGKIAIIVDDIIDDVDPFVAAADILKERGAYKVYVMATHGLLSLDAPRILEHSMIDEVVVTNSVPHELQKLQCHKIKTVDISFILSEAIRRIHHGESMSYLFRDISIDD; encoded by the exons ATGAATGCTTATCCGGACTCCGGAAATGAGATGCTGCTCTTCACAGGAAATTCACATCCTGAGCTTGCAAGGCTTGTTGCCAG tcGAATGTGTGCCAAGATTGGCACGTGCTCAGTTTTCCAGAAGCCAAACAAAGAGACACAGGTTGAAATCGGGGAATCTGTCCGTGGAAAAGATGTTTTCATTCTGCAAACTGGAAGCAG AGATGTAAATGATGCAGTTATGGAGATGCTCATCATGGCATATGCTTGCAAGACATCGTCTGCCAAGAGAATAATCGGAGTAATACCTTACTTGCCGTATTCGAAGCAATGCAAAATGCGCAAGAGGGGCTCAGTTGTATCAAAGCTTGTGGCATCGATGCTGTGCAAAGCAG GTTTTGATCACATTATATCGATGGATCTTCATCAGAAGGAAATCCAGGGTTTCTTTGAAGTTCCTATCGATAACCTCAGGGCTTCCCCGTTCTTGCTGCAGTACATCCAGGATCAG ATCCCTGATTACCGGAACGCAGTGATTGTTGCAAAAACGCCGGCGTCAGCTAAGAAGGCACAGTCCTATGCTGAGAGGTTGCGGCTTGGCATCGCTGTGATCCACGGCGAACCACAAGACTTCGATTCTGATCTTGAAGATGGCCGCCATTCTCCCCCTCCGCCAGCAATATCGCCATCTGGTGATGGTATTGCAAGAAATGCAGCTGATAATTTGAAGTCTACGGAACCAGTTTCTTTGTCACAAG AGGCTGCTCGTGAAAGACGTTTGCTGCAGAACCGGACAATTTCGACTGGACACTTTGAGGCACTAGAGATCCCAC TACTCACAGCCAAGGAAAAACCTCCCATCAACGTAGTAGGCGACGTTGGCGGCAAGATCGCCATCATTGTG GATGACATCATTGATGATGTAGACCCGTTTGTAGCAGCAGCTGATATTCTCAAGGAGCGTGGAGCATACAAA GTTTACGTCATGGCCACTCACGGCTTGTTGTCGCTAGATGCTCCCAGGATTCTAGAACATTCTATGATCGATGAG GTGGTTGTGACCAATTCCGTTCCTCACGAGCTCCAAAAGCTTCAGTGCCACAAGATAAAGACCGTCGACATCTCCTTCATCCTCTCCGAAGCGATCCGGCGTATCCACCACGGCGAGAGCATGAGCTACCTCTTCCGCGATATCTCCATCGATGATTGA